From Candidatus Peregrinibacteria bacterium, the proteins below share one genomic window:
- a CDS encoding two pore domain potassium channel family protein, which produces MEIHEAIAAIDYEELPVHLHEAHEVFEEKLAELPEDAYETRGAYFYYLLRISLKSTALFETELEKHYFEELIECFRVQEEKYLEKLHENRSDKLVISQMSVFYHLMERYFTILSAIYRKKDYKFAEQKAYLEKMRYRQSSFRFKRKWGKFSTYKFWEFTSLYGLSFLRWGISCLISVTFYALLYIFIGNLHIPFSSDAIHWYDAFHFSIATFTTLGLGDVVASDVISRFIVDIEVFNGYLMLGVFMALVQKRIF; this is translated from the coding sequence ATGGAAATTCATGAAGCTATAGCAGCGATAGATTATGAGGAGCTCCCGGTACATCTTCATGAAGCACATGAAGTTTTTGAGGAAAAATTGGCAGAGCTTCCAGAAGATGCCTATGAGACGAGAGGGGCATATTTCTACTATTTGTTAAGAATTTCGCTCAAAAGCACTGCTCTCTTTGAGACGGAACTTGAAAAGCATTATTTTGAGGAGCTCATTGAGTGTTTTCGTGTACAAGAAGAGAAGTATTTGGAAAAACTCCATGAAAATCGCAGCGACAAATTGGTCATTTCCCAAATGAGCGTTTTCTATCACCTCATGGAGCGATATTTCACCATTCTGAGCGCTATTTATCGGAAAAAGGACTATAAATTTGCGGAGCAAAAAGCATATTTGGAAAAAATGCGCTATCGACAGAGTTCTTTCCGATTCAAAAGAAAGTGGGGAAAATTCTCTACATACAAATTCTGGGAATTTACTTCTCTCTATGGGCTCAGTTTTTTGCGATGGGGAATCTCATGCCTTATTTCCGTCACATTCTACGCACTTCTCTACATTTTTATCGGGAATCTCCACATTCCTTTCAGTAGTGATGCAATCCATTGGTATGACGCTTTTCATTTTTCTATCGCCACATTTACGACGCTTGGACTTGGAGATGTGGTCGCTTCTGATGTTATTTCAAGATTTATTGTCGATATCGAAGTATTTAACGGATACCTCATGCTCGGTGTGTTTATGGCGCTCGTGCAGAAGAGAATCTTTTAG